A stretch of Porites lutea chromosome 5, jaPorLute2.1, whole genome shotgun sequence DNA encodes these proteins:
- the LOC140937782 gene encoding neuronal acetylcholine receptor subunit alpha-10-like isoform X2, which produces MNCLFVMKTNSIKRYFFVLGTLFALLGLATSQAHKNDYEHKLINDLFDGYKKDALPVMNKSIAIDVHFDLAYAQLISLDSKNQILSSKVWFRQMWTNPFLRWDPAKYGGIQFINIDPKLIWKPDIILYNNIGFGQTGAIYNYDTKAVMNHTGYTEWFAPTEIHSICKIDISFFPFDEQKCPLVFGSWTYTGNKLNLTKKRDAADLTKYTVSGEWELLDAPLKRNVVTYSCCPHPFVDITYTIHVKRRVLFYMMNLIVPCIVLAVLTVFSFYLPPESGERMGLVITILLGLTVFMMVFTENVPRTSEVTPLIGKYSVTVLVQVTVALVVTCSILRVYHRDPEREMPKWFRRLIFDILGPMLLAMPSDERIKMKREDKGRKFYATKVQGAPYEIHRSQNHLVVSMPKITGPKKGDSEVHSPRDSKCFLTSMGSNVSLTPSDERMEEIVYGMRSIVAHLKETQETEEKVSDWHHAAAVLDVAFFWLTAITILGSTLAFYFMIPN; this is translated from the exons CCCACAAGAATGATTACGAGCACAAGCTAATCAACGATTTGTTCGATGGATATAAAAAAGACGCTCTGCCTGTTATGAACAAGTCAATTGCAATCGACGTCCACTTTGATCTCGCATACGCTCAACTAATTAGCCTG GACAGCAAAAATCAGATATTGTCGAGCAAGGTGTGGTTCAGACAG ATGTGGACCAACCCATTCCTACGATGGGACCCAGCTAAGTATGGCGGCATACAATTCATTAATATTGATCCTAAACTAATTTGGAAGCCGGACATCATCCTCTACAACAA CATTGGCTTTGGTCAAACAGGCGCAATATATAACTACGATACCAAGGCAGTTATGAACCACACTGGCTATACAGAGTGGTTTGCTCCAACGGAAATACACAGCATTTGTAAAATCGACATCAGCTTTTTCCCATTTGATGAGCAGAAATGTCCTTTAGTTTTTGGTTCCTGGACATACACGG GAAACAAGCTCAACCTcaccaaaaagcgtgatgctGCAGACCTAACCAAATACACCGTAAGCGGCGAATGGGAATTACTGGATGCCCCTCTAAAGCGGAATGTGGTCACATACAGTTGCTGTCCACACCCTTTCGTTGATATCACGTACACGATTCACGTGAAGCGGCGGGTTCTCTTCTACATGATGAATCTGATCGTGCCATGCATCGTTCTGGCTGTCTTGACCGTCTTCTCATTCTACTTGCCACCCGAATCTGGAGAGCGAATGGGACTTGTCATAACTATTTTACTGGGACTGACTGTATTCATGATGGTGTTTACAGAAAATGTGCCGAGAACTTCCGAGGTGACGCCACTGATAGGCAAGTATTCCGTTACTGTTCTGGTGCAGGTGACCGTGGCACTGGTCGTGACTTGCTCCATTTTGAGAGTGTATCACCGCGATCCTGAGAGAGAGATGCCCAAATGGTTCCGCAGGCTTATTTTCGATATTCTTGGTCCCATGTTGCTGGCCATGCCTTCCGACGAGCGAATAAAGATGAAGCGTGAGGATAAAGGAAGAAAGTTCTACGCGACTAAAGTGCAAGGTGCTCCTTACGAAATTCACCGCAGCCAGAATCATTTGGTTGTGTCTATGCCAAAGATCACGGGCCCAAAGAAAGGCGATTCGGAAGTGCATTCACCGCGCGACAGCAAATGCTTTCTCACCTCCATGGGATCTAATGTCTCGCTGACACCCTCGGATGAGCGGATGGAAGAGATCGTCTATGGCATGCGATCCATCGTTGCTCATTTGAAAGAAACGCAAGAGACGGAAGAAAAAGTGAGTGATTGGCATCACGCAGCTGCCGTCCTTGACGTTGCTTTCTTTTGGTTGACAGCTATTACCATACTAGGATCAACGCTGGCCTTCTATTTCATGATTCCCAACTAA
- the LOC140937782 gene encoding neuronal acetylcholine receptor subunit alpha-10-like isoform X1, translating to MNCLFVMKTNSIKRYFFVLGTLFALLGLATSQAAHKNDYEHKLINDLFDGYKKDALPVMNKSIAIDVHFDLAYAQLISLDSKNQILSSKVWFRQMWTNPFLRWDPAKYGGIQFINIDPKLIWKPDIILYNNIGFGQTGAIYNYDTKAVMNHTGYTEWFAPTEIHSICKIDISFFPFDEQKCPLVFGSWTYTGNKLNLTKKRDAADLTKYTVSGEWELLDAPLKRNVVTYSCCPHPFVDITYTIHVKRRVLFYMMNLIVPCIVLAVLTVFSFYLPPESGERMGLVITILLGLTVFMMVFTENVPRTSEVTPLIGKYSVTVLVQVTVALVVTCSILRVYHRDPEREMPKWFRRLIFDILGPMLLAMPSDERIKMKREDKGRKFYATKVQGAPYEIHRSQNHLVVSMPKITGPKKGDSEVHSPRDSKCFLTSMGSNVSLTPSDERMEEIVYGMRSIVAHLKETQETEEKVSDWHHAAAVLDVAFFWLTAITILGSTLAFYFMIPN from the exons CAGCCCACAAGAATGATTACGAGCACAAGCTAATCAACGATTTGTTCGATGGATATAAAAAAGACGCTCTGCCTGTTATGAACAAGTCAATTGCAATCGACGTCCACTTTGATCTCGCATACGCTCAACTAATTAGCCTG GACAGCAAAAATCAGATATTGTCGAGCAAGGTGTGGTTCAGACAG ATGTGGACCAACCCATTCCTACGATGGGACCCAGCTAAGTATGGCGGCATACAATTCATTAATATTGATCCTAAACTAATTTGGAAGCCGGACATCATCCTCTACAACAA CATTGGCTTTGGTCAAACAGGCGCAATATATAACTACGATACCAAGGCAGTTATGAACCACACTGGCTATACAGAGTGGTTTGCTCCAACGGAAATACACAGCATTTGTAAAATCGACATCAGCTTTTTCCCATTTGATGAGCAGAAATGTCCTTTAGTTTTTGGTTCCTGGACATACACGG GAAACAAGCTCAACCTcaccaaaaagcgtgatgctGCAGACCTAACCAAATACACCGTAAGCGGCGAATGGGAATTACTGGATGCCCCTCTAAAGCGGAATGTGGTCACATACAGTTGCTGTCCACACCCTTTCGTTGATATCACGTACACGATTCACGTGAAGCGGCGGGTTCTCTTCTACATGATGAATCTGATCGTGCCATGCATCGTTCTGGCTGTCTTGACCGTCTTCTCATTCTACTTGCCACCCGAATCTGGAGAGCGAATGGGACTTGTCATAACTATTTTACTGGGACTGACTGTATTCATGATGGTGTTTACAGAAAATGTGCCGAGAACTTCCGAGGTGACGCCACTGATAGGCAAGTATTCCGTTACTGTTCTGGTGCAGGTGACCGTGGCACTGGTCGTGACTTGCTCCATTTTGAGAGTGTATCACCGCGATCCTGAGAGAGAGATGCCCAAATGGTTCCGCAGGCTTATTTTCGATATTCTTGGTCCCATGTTGCTGGCCATGCCTTCCGACGAGCGAATAAAGATGAAGCGTGAGGATAAAGGAAGAAAGTTCTACGCGACTAAAGTGCAAGGTGCTCCTTACGAAATTCACCGCAGCCAGAATCATTTGGTTGTGTCTATGCCAAAGATCACGGGCCCAAAGAAAGGCGATTCGGAAGTGCATTCACCGCGCGACAGCAAATGCTTTCTCACCTCCATGGGATCTAATGTCTCGCTGACACCCTCGGATGAGCGGATGGAAGAGATCGTCTATGGCATGCGATCCATCGTTGCTCATTTGAAAGAAACGCAAGAGACGGAAGAAAAAGTGAGTGATTGGCATCACGCAGCTGCCGTCCTTGACGTTGCTTTCTTTTGGTTGACAGCTATTACCATACTAGGATCAACGCTGGCCTTCTATTTCATGATTCCCAACTAA